From the genome of Candidatus Omnitrophota bacterium:
TGAATTCCAAAGAGCCGCCCTTGACGGTTACCTCGGGTATTATCTTCGTAAATAATGAAAGCGGCGAAAATCTTATCTCTACCTGCTTGATACGGTAGCGCAGGGCATCGCCTTTCTTTACGTCGATTCCGGTGATCGCGATCAAATCAGCGCTCCGCACCTCAATGCCGTCGATAGAGACATCGCAGCCGGGAAACGCGCTTTTGATCTGCCCGCCGGCGATATCGGCTACCAGAGACCTGCCGAACAGCCACAAGGCCAGCACGACCGCCAGTATTACCGCGAAAATGACTAATTCCCGTCTCATCTTTTAAATATATGCCTTACGGCCTTACCCTTCAGGTTATACCTCACTTCGATATCCCCGCCATGGAAATCATCCGGGACGAGCTTGGGCTTCAACGCGGCTTTCCCGAAATTGAATTTTACGCCGAGGACTTCGTCTATCAGCGTATAAATATACCAGCTCGCCGAACCGGTCAGGTAAAAATAAAGCCCCCGGCCCTCGTTATTGAAATATTCCGGTATCATGGGGTATATCCGGGCCGCCTCGCCCGTCGACATCTTATAGACGGAATCGAAGACCTCGCGCCCTTCCTTAATGAAACCTCTTTTATACAGGGCATTCGCCAGCATCACGTTCATGTGGTTGAAGAACGCCCCGTTCTCCTTGTCGCCGTAGGCGAAACCGAACGCGCGGCCGAGGTCCATATATACCGTCCTGAAATCGGTCCCGAGGCGGAACCCGCCGAGCCCCGGGTCCTTCAGGTATTTTTTGATAGATTGCCACATCTTCCTTATCTGGCTGTCGGTCGCGCAGCCGCTCATTATCGCGAAGACCTGCGAAGCTAGCTTCATGCGCACTTTGTCGCCGGATTTTCCCTCCACGCGGCGGCCCTTGTTATCATAGTAGCCGTTGAAAAAACCCGCACCCTCAAGCCATTCTTTTTTCCTAAGCCACGCAAAGAGATGGTCGGCTTTCTTGTCCAGGTCCGCGATCAGGTCGTCGATATCCACCTCGACCGCTTCGCCGGTGATGCTCCTGCAGGATTCGAGGTATTCCTCGAGCCGCCTCTGTTTCTCTTTATAATTATCATAATCGACCGGGGTGCCCAGGTTATCGAGCAGCATCAGGAATTCCGTCAATAATTTAACGCTCTTATGCCTCTTCTTCATCTCCTCGAGGATGACGCAGATGTCGCGCAGGTTATACGCATACATGAAACTGAACGCCACGCTCTCGCCCCTGTCGGCCGCCATGTCGAGCCCGTCGTCCCAGTCGGCGTTCTCGAGGCGTATGACGTTATGCTCGCCGACGTTGAAGAATTGGACGACGTTCTGGACGAGGATATGCTCGAGGACACTGCCCCTGTATATCCTCCCGGAATTGTCGCGCTGGATGAAATCCGGCTGGTTGAAATCCTTATCTATAAATTTGGCGCGCTTGAGCTGGTAGTCCCTGAAATATTCGGCCTTATTCAGCATGAAACCGGAGTCGCCCGTCTTTTGGATATAAAGGCGGGCCGTAAGGTACGGCCATATCCCGTGGTCCATCCAGACGCGGCTTATCCTGTTGCGGTCGGCGGTGAACTTTCCGTCTTTAGCGATGACCGTCGCGTTCGAGCCGTCGAGCCGCACGCCGCGGAAACTGTCGAATATGAAATCCCTCGCCTTCTCCGGCTCGGTCAGCAAAAGCGTCAGCGCGTCCTGCCAGATATCGCGCCAGCCGCGGCCGCCCTTTCCGTAATCATAGTGCGGCAGGAACGAGTTGCCGAATAATTTCCTGAGGGTCGGCTGCATCTTGACCCATAGCAGCCAGTTATTGAAGTCGCCGTCGTTGAAATCGAACTCGAGCTTCGAAAGGTATTGCTGCCAGTATCTCTTCGTCGCCTCGAGGCTCTTTTCGACCTTTGACGGCGAGTTCAGGCCCTTGAATATCTTTTTTACGCCTTTCCTGTCGTCGGCAATGCCCATCACGAGGATATAATCGGCCCTGCCGCCTTTTTTCAGTTTTTTGCGGTTGAACCTGAACG
Proteins encoded in this window:
- a CDS encoding cellobiose phosphorylase; translation: MIYRFIDDKGTFTVKDPHKYNLYFPLADKDGKLLSSISPNLGGDIKRDNDHFLTPPASIEDVRNNLFCRRDFFIKIGNEIIRLSYPHDDVIEAGFLYHKVTKQAHGLEIEVLNFIPFNTAVEVMRVRVTNKRGKEVEITPTSFIPLYGRSEKNIRDHRHVSSLLNRVYLDRYGISLKPTMIFDEKGHTENKTDYSVFGCEDNGKAPAGQFPTIGMFCGEGDLIFPDAVEKYVKPAAKKLPESDGKEACAAFRFNRKKLKKGGRADYILVMGIADDRKGVKKIFKGLNSPSKVEKSLEATKRYWQQYLSKLEFDFNDGDFNNWLLWVKMQPTLRKLFGNSFLPHYDYGKGGRGWRDIWQDALTLLLTEPEKARDFIFDSFRGVRLDGSNATVIAKDGKFTADRNRISRVWMDHGIWPYLTARLYIQKTGDSGFMLNKAEYFRDYQLKRAKFIDKDFNQPDFIQRDNSGRIYRGSVLEHILVQNVVQFFNVGEHNVIRLENADWDDGLDMAADRGESVAFSFMYAYNLRDICVILEEMKKRHKSVKLLTEFLMLLDNLGTPVDYDNYKEKQRRLEEYLESCRSITGEAVEVDIDDLIADLDKKADHLFAWLRKKEWLEGAGFFNGYYDNKGRRVEGKSGDKVRMKLASQVFAIMSGCATDSQIRKMWQSIKKYLKDPGLGGFRLGTDFRTVYMDLGRAFGFAYGDKENGAFFNHMNVMLANALYKRGFIKEGREVFDSVYKMSTGEAARIYPMIPEYFNNEGRGLYFYLTGSASWYIYTLIDEVLGVKFNFGKAALKPKLVPDDFHGGDIEVRYNLKGKAVRHIFKR